In the Gossypium arboreum isolate Shixiya-1 chromosome 10, ASM2569848v2, whole genome shotgun sequence genome, one interval contains:
- the LOC128281820 gene encoding uncharacterized protein LOC128281820 gives MSDHCPLLLNTDIGSNYMGRSNFKFEAWWTIEESLEREIKTTWESSTEKDDDTMVKIIDTRVHLNMEIDKDDMYWEQRARASWLKLRDKNSSFFHKYASTRRCRNTISRLEFDEEA, from the exons ATGTCAGATCACTGTCCGCTTCTTCTAAATACTGATATCGGAAGCAATTATATGGGACGTTCAAACTTTAAATTTGAAGCATGGTGGACTATAGAGGAGTCTCTCGAAAGAGAAATTAAGACAACATGGGAATCTTCCACAG AAAAGGACGATGATACGATGGTAAAAATTATTGATACAAGAGTTCATCTTAATATGGAAATTGATAAAGATGACATGTACTGGGAACAAAGGGCGAGGGCTAGCTGGCTTAAACTAAGGGATAAGAATTCAAGTTTTTTTCACAAGTATGCCTCAACACGTCGGTGTAGAAACACAATATCTCGTCTGGAATTTGATGAAGAAGCATAA
- the LOC128281821 gene encoding uncharacterized protein LOC128281821, giving the protein MDKRLEKLERMQNDMQEQMQSQMEEQLAKIQREMKEQMMESQREMMSQLSKLLLGGMDKGKGPMDQVEKTNEDLQYPLALLRCSNFVNNPNYPSVPDLDEAAEEEKVRMDSQKQLEERCRWLEEKFKAMESADHHQGIDAKDLSLVPDLVLPSKFKMPEFEKYNRTSCPEAHITMFCRRMTGYVNNDQLLIHCFQDSLVGAVSKCYNQLSRAKINSWRDLAQAFMKQYNHVTDMTPDRITLQNMEKKSNESFRQYAQRWREVAIQVQSPLLEKETTMLFINTLKAPFITYMLGSTTKSFSDIVMTGEMIENAVRSGKIESGESARKSAPRKKDNGVNNTSTFNKGQSKSITVNQPKTVTTNQ; this is encoded by the exons ATGGATAAGAGACTCGAGAAATTAGAGcgaatgcaaaatgacatgcaagaACAAATGCAGTCCCAGATGGAAGAGCAGCTAGCCAAAATTCAACGAGAGATGAAGGAGCAAATGATGGAGTCTCAGAGAGAGATGATGTCCCAGTTATCCAAATTACTGCTAGGAGGAatggataagggaaagggcccCATGGACCAAGTTGAGAAAACCAATGAAGATCTCCAATACCCCCTAGCTTTACTCCGAT gctctaactttgtcaacaACCCGAACTATCCGTCCGTTCCTGACTTGGATGAAGCGGCTGAAGAGGAAAAGGTGAGGATGGATTCGCAAAAACAATTGGAAGAACGTTGTAGATGGCTCGAGGAAAAATTCAAAGCCATGGAGAGCGCAGATCatcatcaagggattgatgccaaagatctGAGTCTGGTCCCAGATTTAGTCCTTCCCTCAAAATTCAAAATGCCTGAATTCGAGAAATACAATAGAACAAGTTGCCCTGAAGCCCACATCACCATGTTCTGCAGGCGAATGACCGGATATGTTAACAATGACCAGCTACTAATCCACtgttttcaagatagtctggTTGGAGCGGTGTCTAAATGCTATAATCAACTGAGTCGAGCCAAGATTAACTCATGGAGGGACCTGGCTCAGGCCTTTATGAAGCAATACAATCATGTGACGGACATGACCCCCGACAGAATCACTCTCCAGAATATGGAAAAAAAGTCAAATGAAAGCTTCAGACAGTATGCACAAAGGTGGAGAGAGGTGGCCATACAAGTTCAGTCGCCACTTCTAGAAAAGGAGACGACaatgctctttatcaacaccttgaAAGCCCCTTTTATCACCTATATGTTAGGAAGCACCACAAAAAGCTTCTCCGACATAGTGATGACGGGGGAAATGATCGAGAATGCTGTGAGGAGCGGCAAAATAGAGTCGGGAGAAAGTGCCAGAAAGTCGGCCCCAAGGAAAAAGGACAATGGAGTGAACAACACGAGCACATTCAACAAGGGGCAGTCCAAGTCAATTACCGTGAATCAACCCAAAACGGTGACTACCAATCAATaa
- the LOC108488767 gene encoding receptor like protein 29-like, which yields MASLPIFLVGFLVLSCVAIAMQRNLDESDIVMEEGELLGLFDVIGSLLDEPGWAEVHPEPCTNTPWPGIECEIGQDPPIFHVTAIHIGPDVATPPCQPSAKISDSLLKLPYLRTLSIFNCFVTSTVILSPTLFGALSSLEHLSLQSNPSLSGNVPPSLGNLTRLRVLSLSQNNLQGNIPGEFGWLVNLEQLDLSYNNLSGEIPQEIEGLKSLAILELSSNGLTGVLPFALGQLQHLQKVDLCSNRIHGKIPPELGKLNRLVLLDLSHNFINGPIPETLSGLDQVQYIIFDYNPINSLIPLFMGSLKSLISISFSGCGLIGPIPNSLSSLKNLTALSLDNNTLTGTIPSNLGSLPNLDQLNLSHNKLSGELLLPQDFINRLGKRLDVRGNNGLCTSYHLASNISTYLQTRTCLGNEGKVDNLTCPQPYDIKGKKPSWYNGSRTSSFAPSKAPQLILICFLLFNMLSFL from the coding sequence ATGGCTTCTCTTCCTATTTTCCTTGTTGGGTTCCTTGTTTTATCTTGTGTGGCGATTGCAATGCAGAGGAATTTGGATGAGAGTGATATTGTGATGGAAGAAGGTGAGCTTTTGGGGCTTTTTGATGTTATAGGTTCACTTCTAGATGAACCTGGTTGGGCTGAAGTGCACCCCGAGCCATGCACCAACACTCCATGGCCTGGGATTGAATGTGAGATTGGCCAAGACCCTCCAATCTTTCATGTTACAGCTATTCATATTGGCCCTGATGTTGCCACCCCACCTTGTCAACCTTCAGCTAAAATATCAGATTCCTTGCTTAAACTACCTTACCTTAGAACCCTCTCTATTTTCAACTGTTTTGTAACTTCAACTGTTATATTGTCTCCTACATTGTTTGGTGCATTGTCTTCCTTGGAACACCTATCACTTCAATCAAATCCATCTCTATCTGGAAATGTTCCTCCAAGCTTGGGGAATCTGACTAGGCTAAGGGTACTGAGCCTGTCACAGAACAATCTACAAGGAAACATCCCTGGTGAGTTTGGTTGGCTAGTCAACTTGGAGCAACTGGACCTAAGTTACAACAATCTAAGTGGTGAAATCCCTCAAGAGATTGAAGGGCTAAAAAGTTTAGCCATTTTGGAGTTAAGCTCCAATGGTCTTACAGGGGTGTTGCCATTTGCTTTGGGTCAGCTTCAACATCTTCAAAAAGTTGATTTGTGCTCAAACAGGATTCATGGGAAGATACCACCAGAGCTAGGGAAGCTAAACAGGTTGGTATTGCTTGATTTGAGCCATAACTTCATCAATGGTCCAATCCCTGAAACACTCTCAGGTTTGGACCAGGTACAGTACATAATATTTGATTACAATCCCATAAATTCATTGATTCCTTTATTTATGGGGTCCCTCAAGAGCCTTATATCAATCAGCTTCTCAGGATGTGGGTTAATAGGTCCAATACCAAACTCCTTGTCATCATTGAAGAACCTCACTGCCTTGTCTCTAGACAACAACACCCTCACAGGCACAATCCCTTCAAATTTGGGGTCACTTCCTAATCTAGACCAGCTTAATCTGAGTCATAACAAGCTAAGTGGGGAACTACTACTACCACAGGATTTCATCAATAGACTAGGCAAAAGGCTTGATGTTAGAGGCAACAATGGGCTATGCACAAGCTACCATCTAGCCAGCAATATATCCACGTATCTTCAAACCAGGACTTGCTTGGGCAACGAAGGCAAGGTTGACAACTTAACTTGTCCCCAACCTTATGATATCAAAGGTAAAAAGCCATCATGGTACAATGGCAGCAGAACCAGTTCATTTGCTCCTTCCAAGGCCCCACAGCTCATTTTAATTTGCTTTCTTCTTTTCAACATGCTATCCTTCTTGTAA